The Paramisgurnus dabryanus chromosome 1, PD_genome_1.1, whole genome shotgun sequence genome includes a window with the following:
- the LOC135734480 gene encoding uncharacterized protein, with protein MPKSKSKSKKHKEENDSESEEFNPATKKSKRDDGVKSKDHGPEKCILHVHGFEHADFTPLSKIKGSATDKLALLHNIRDRRLQEVLDSPFRMDDVCNLIPESLVGANLETTGYHRACYQKFTKNQGRLQERPSVTSQQASTSRSPRKCGSSSAKQLFPPECIFCGKLEVKVLGKTERCIKFPVYKTKDGALKEPTWKQISPQAFELGLHRLHCMVQGEDLFAREANYHQSCRKSFNLKYAKLITSRGKALATNPVSETEQTTMAAAHQMSFNAVLDVIQDQVIRQNKIVRLASLRLVYTQELEKNGFPNPKYRSEKLKRKLEKHEGIGISMVTADLKGCITHCLIFSASLSILDAVRNAYKMGSTDKYEDVALLLRGTIKKTYRESNSLPWPPTADDLVMSLDDLLPSNLMRFLTLMISGDADLEKSEKTRRLVLSISQDICRAVTKGEWKLPKHILLCTTIRHLYRSKLLTTILSRLGHCETYDFGLELETALTKALNEVSISLGPQIITGEGNYVFHLEWDNLNKITTNIHGSNVVNWTGGIMIQEVKPGFDAPNPLEIQRMLPLYERNKTRSLKVDIPETLNTVHIYSPAETTWSHT; from the exons ATGCCCAAGTCAAAGTCTAAGTCAAAGAAACACAAGGAAGAAAATGATAGTGAGTCTGAAGAGTTTAATCCTGCTACAAAGAAATCCAAGAGAGATGATGGTGTCAAATCAAAAGACCATGGTCCTGAAAAGTGTATTTTACATGTACATGGCTTTGAGCATGCAGATTTCACACCACTTAGTAAAATTAAAGGGTCTGCTACTGACAAGCTGGCTCTGCTACACAACATTCGTGATAGACGTCTCCAAGAAGTTCTTGATTCGCCGTTTCGCATGGATGATGTCTGTAATCTCATTCCAGAGAGTCTTGTAGGTGCCAATTTAGAAACAACTGGCTATCATCGAGCCTGCTACCAAAAGTTTACAAAGAACCAGGGACGCTTGCAGGAAAGACCTTCTGTGACATCTCAGCAAGCTTCAACATCACGCTCACCACGTAAATGTGGATCCTCCTCAGCTAAACAGCTGTTCCCCCCTGAGTGTATCTTCTGTGGAAAGCTGGAAGTGAAAGTATTGGGAAAGACCGAACGATGCATCAAGTTCCCAGTATATAAGACTAAGGACGGAGCATTGAAGGAGCCTACATGGAAACAGATTTCGCCTCAAGCCTTTGAACTTGGACTTCACCGTCTACATTGCATGGTGCAAGGTGAGGACCTTTTTGCGAGAGAAGCTAATTACCATCAGTCATGCCGCAAGTCATTCAACCTGAAATATGCAAAGCTTATCACATCCCGAGGTAAAGCCCTTGCTACCAACCCTGTCAGTGAAACAGAGCAGACTACCATGGCTGCTGCACATCAAATGTCATTTAATGCTGTACTTGATGTCATTCAAGATCAAGTGATAAGACAGAACAAGATTGTGCGCCTTGCATCACTGCGTCTTGTCTACACGCAAGAGTTGGAGAAAAATGGCTTCCCCAATCCCAAGTACAGAAGTGAGAAACTGAAGAGAAAACTTGAGAAGCATGAGGGGATTGGCATTTCAATGGTCACAGCAGATTTGAAGGGTTGTATCACCCATTGCTTGATATTCAGTGCTAGCTTATCCATCTTAGATGCGGTGAGAAATGCATATAAGATGGGGAGCACGGACAAGTATGAAGATGTGGCCCTTCTTCTTCGTGGTACAATCAAGAAGACCTACAGAGAGTCAAATTCTCTTCCTTGGCCTCCCACAGCTGATGATCTGGTCATGTCCTTGGATGACCTCCTCCCATCTAATCTCATGAGGTTCCTGACCCTTATGATTTCTGGTGATGCTGACTTGGAGAAGAGTGAGAAGACAAGACGCCTTGTGCTGTCTATAAGTCAG gaCATCTGCCGTGCTGTGACAAAGGGAGAGTGGAAGTTGCCTAAGCATATCCTCCTGTGTACCACTATACGTCACCTTTACCGCAGTAAACTACTAACTACTATTCTCAGTAGGCTAGGTCACTGTGAAACTTATGACTTTGGCTTGGAACTTGAGACTGCTCTAACCAAGGCCCTCAATGAGGTTTCCATCTCTCTCGGTCCACAAATTATTACTGGAGAGGGaaactatgtgtttcatctagAGTGGGACAATCTGAACAAAATAACGACAAACATTCATGGCTCAAATGTGGTGAACTGGACCGGTGGGATCATGATACAGGAGGTGAAACCTGGATTTGATGCCCCCAACCCTCTGGAAATTCAACGAATGCTCCCACTCTATGAGCGGAATAAGACACGCTCTCTTAAGGTAGACATACCTGAGACCCTAAACACGGTCCATATCTATAGCCCTGCAGAGACAACCTGGTCCCACACATAA